In Plasmodium chabaudi chabaudi strain AS genome assembly, chromosome: 10, a single genomic region encodes these proteins:
- a CDS encoding splicing factor 3B subunit 4, putative — MMFAPHKSQEISQIYERNNEATLYIANLDAQVDEEILCELFMQCGNVKNVHIPRDKINGFHLGYGFVEYEYEYECEYAGKVLNMTRLFGKPLRCNKATQDKKSFDVGANLFIGNLDTEVEEKMLFDIFSSFGQVISVKIVRNEDDTSKGHGFISYDNFESSDLAIENMNNQFICNKKVHISYAFKKGFKGERHGTAAERFIAANKSLNSYSNDNSNNLTKNNYNSSTYENSTANTVPINKEKKSFLNNTNNINKLPTDPIIPPSPIPPFFPSNNPTNPIPPNFMPLPMNLPPNLPPNLPPNLPPNLPPNLPPNFQMNFPPNMLPNMQNFPPPFPPAFPPAFPPNFAPNMPGGMPPILPPNMPAGMPPAMPPNMPPAMPPNSEEADNLNNSSNENN, encoded by the exons ATGATGTTTGCTCCCCACAAAAGTCAAGAAATAAGTCAAATATACGAACGAAATAATGAAgctacattatatatag CAAATCTAGATGCCCAAGTTGATGAAGAAATTTTATGTGAACTTTTTATGCAATGTggtaatgtaaaaaatgttcACATTCCTAGGgacaaaataaatggatTCCACTTAG gtTATGGATTTGTCGAATATGAATATGAATATGAATGTGAATATGCAGGGAAAGTACTTAATATGACGAGGTTATTTGGGAAGCCTTTAAGATGTAATAAAGCAACTCAAGACAAGAAATCATTTGATGTAGGggcaaatttatttataggtAATTTAGATACAGAAgtagaagaaaaaatgttattcgatatattttcatcatttggTCAAGTTATATCTGTAAAAATAGTAAGAAATGAAGATGACACATCTAAAGGTCATGGTTTTATTTCTtatgataattttgaaTCTAGTGATTTAGCtatagaaaatatgaataatcaatttatatgtaataaaaaagtccATATATCATATGCATTTAAAAAGGGTTTTAAAGGAGAAAGACATGGAACAGCAGCTGAAAGATTTATAGCTGCAAATAAATCTCTAAACTCATATTCAAATGacaattcaaataatttaacaaaaaataattataattcatCAACTTATGAAAACAGTACAGCTAATACTGTtccaataaataaagagaaaaagtcatttttaaataacacaaataatataaataaattaccAACCGATCCAATAATACCTCCATCACCTATACCCCCATTTTTCCCTTCAAATAATCCCACCAATCCAATACCTCCAAATTTTATGCCATTGCCTATGAATTTACCTCCAAACTTGCCTCCCAATTTACCTCCTAATTTGCCACCTAATTTGCCACCTAACTTACCTCCAAATTTTCAAATGAACTTCCCTCCAAATATGCTTCCCAATATGCAAAATTTTCCACCACCTTTTCCCCCAGCTTTTCCTCCAGCATTTCCTCCCAATTTTGCTCCTAACATGCCAGGAGGTATGCCCCCAATTCTGCCCCCCAATATGCCAGCAGGTATGCCGCCAGCTATGCCTCCAAATATGCCACCTGCTATGCCACCAAATTCTGAGGAAGCCGATAATTTGAACAATTCATCGAATgagaataattaa
- a CDS encoding cleavage and polyadenylation specificity factor subunit 4, putative gives MDIRKKVINKKKKKKKKEDLYELYLNMYEDIYRNREEITEKGEGVGIKKSSNDANRIDLEKEVKLRLEEQSNLLSIKGIDRVDIKQKKGKHSIICIHYIKNMCMKNLFCNYLHQLIYDRIPPCKNYIKYNYCSDKIRGSCMFRHTLENTNTNYYSENKEESLDEALKFLHEKNICVNYLLGFCNLGYNCRKIHKNRSIKYLNIINILPKFYLDQILINKNLYTNLYKNQQVLNDMNKLKDALIVLSGEKYQEKNTSLTKNDRENSLSDMLINSDNNYKDMGSSRMINSGTNIHDDKNLNRSVDNINGDHINITDGNLNMLQNNNENMLQNNDPNNIKGVGNIPEVYNLDNTPVTSDKIKVFVIKCNQISNLYLSILYGVWATGKNNTRKYMNFFKENYTIIFLFSVNESGGFQGYAKMVTTPIKNLYENLWGPITNRLGGNFRVQWIKIAKIDFDVFKNITNPYNDNLPLKKSRDGTELPLNIASIICNKIHALPNEDFLAGTIYEYKRRINHSVYFTNLYKKNMLNTNTMWDSIIFTLNQKSDCQQITYIDGNEQNIS, from the coding sequence ATGGATATCCGGAAGAAAGtgattaataaaaaaaaaaaaaaaaaaaaaaaggaagacCTATATGAGTTGTACTTAAATATGTACGAAGATATATATCGAAATAGGGAAGAAATAACAGAAAAAGGTGAAGGTGtaggaataaaaaaaagttcaaATGATGCTAATAGAATAGATTTAGAAAAGGAAGTAAAACTTAGACTTGAAGAGCAAAgtaatttattatcaattAAAGGTATTGATAGAGTTGATATAAAACAGAAAAAAGGGAAACATtcaattatttgtattcattatataaaaaatatgtgcatgaaaaatttattttgtaattatttacatCAATTAATCTATGATAGAATACCACcttgtaaaaattatataaaatataattattgttCTGATAAAATTAGAGGATCATGTATGTTCAGACATACATtagaaaatacaaatacaaattattatagcgaaaataaagaagaaaGCTTAGATGAagcattaaaatttttacatgaaaaaaatatatgtgtaaaTTATCTCTTAGGATTTTGTAATTTAGGATATAATTGTAGAAAGATCCATAAAAATAGAAGTATAAAATATCttaacataataaatatattacctAAATTTTATCTAGatcaaatattaattaataaaaatttatatacaaatttatataaaaatcaacaagttttaaatgatatgaataaattaaaagatgCCTTAATAGTTCTTAGCGGAGAAAAATatcaagaaaaaaatacatcactaacaaaaaatgacaGAGAGAATTCTTTATCTGATATGCTTATAAATAGTGATAATAATTACAAAGACATGGGTAGTTCGAGAATGATAAATAGTGGTACTAATATAcatgatgataaaaatttaaatcgAAGTGTAGATAACATAAATGGAGaccatataaatattacagATGGAAATTTGAATATGCTTcagaataataatgaaaatatgctacaaaataatgaccctaataatataaaggGTGTTGGAAATATACCTGAAGTTTACAATTTAGATAACACTCCAGTAACTAgcgataaaataaaagtttttgttattaaatGCAATCAGATttctaatttatatttatctatattatatggTGTGTGGGCAACaggtaaaaataatacaagaaaatatatgaatttttttaaagaaaattatacaattatatttttattttctgtaAATGAAAGTGGTGGATTTCAAGGTTATGCAAAAATGGTAACAACgccaataaaaaatttatatgaaaatttatggGGCCCAATTACCAACAGATTAGGTGGCAATTTTCGAGTTCAATGGATAAAAATTGCAAAAATAGATTTtgatgtttttaaaaatattactaatccttataatgataatttaccattaaaaaaaagtagaGATGGTACTGAACTCCCATTAAATATAGCTTCCATtatttgtaataaaattcatGCATTACCCAATGAGGATTTCTTAGCTGGTActatttatgaatataaaagaagaaTTAATCATTCggtatattttacaaatttgtataaaaaaaatatgttaaataCGAACACAATGTGGGACagtattattttcactttAAATCAAAAATCAGATTGTCAGcaaattacatatattgatggaaatgaacaaaatattagCTAG
- a CDS encoding glutathione reductase, putative has product MVYDLIVIGGGSGGMAAARRAARNKAKVALVEKSYLGGTCVNVGCVPKKIMFNAASIHDILQNSRHYGFDTRFTFNLPQLVERRDKYIRRLNDIYRNNLKNDNVEIYEGTASLLSERKVLIKSKNASENDEKNNEIIEGKNILIAVGNAPVFPPVKGVEHTISSDEFFDIKEAKRIGIIGSGYIAVELINVIKRLGIEAYIFARGKRLLRKFDESVVNELENDMKKNNINIITMANVEEIEKVHDKNLTIYLNDGRKFENLDYVIYCVGRSPNTKNLNLEKLNITTKNDYIIVDDNQRTNLKNIFAVGDCCMVKKGKELEDLNLLKLYNEQVYLNNKKNDTGDSYYNVQLTPVAINAGRLLADRMFLNKTRKTNYSLIPTVIFSHPPIGTIGLSEEEAINTYGKENVKIYESKFTNLFFSVYDMDPSQKEKTYIKLVCVGKEELIKGLHIIGLNADEIIQGFAVALKMNATKKDFDETIPIHPTAAEELVTLHPWMK; this is encoded by the exons ATGGTTTACGATTTAATCGTTATTGGAGGGGGAAGTGGTGGTATGGCAGCTGCCAGAAGAGCCGCCAG GAATAAGGCAAAAGTTGCTTTGGTTGAAAAATCCTACTTAGGAGGAACATGTGTAAATGTAGGATGTGTTCCAAAAAAg ATAATGTTTAATGCGGCGTCCATTCAcgatattttacaaaactCAAGACATTACGGATTTGATACCAGATTTACATTCAACCTCCCACAATTGGTAGAAAGGCgagataaatatatcagaAGATTGAATGATATATAtcgaaataatttaaagaaTGATAATGTCGAAATTTATGAAGGTACTGCTAGCCTTTTAAGTGAACGTAAGGTTCttataaaaagtaaaaatgcatcagaaaatgatgaaaaaaataatgaaataatagaaggaaaaaatatattaatagcAGTTGGTAATGCGCCAGTTTTCCCACCAGTTAAAGGTGTTGAACATACAATTTCGAGTGatgaattttttgatattaaGGAAGCAAAAAGGATAGGAATAATCGGAAGTGGATATATAGCTGTTGAATTAAttaatgtaataaaaagatTAGGAATAgaagcatatatttttgcaaGAGGTAAAAGGTTATTAAGAAAATTTGATGAATCTGTTGTAAATGAATTAGAAAatgatatgaaaaaaaataatataaatattataacaatGGCAAATGTAGAAGAAATAGAAAAAGTacatgataaaaatttaacaatatatttaaatgatggacgaaaatttgaaaaccttgattatgtaatatattgtGTTGGTAGATCAccaaatacaaaaaatttaaatttagaaaaattaaatattacaacaaaaaatgattatattattgttgATGATAATCAAAGGacaaacttaaaaaatatttttgccGTTGGTGATTGTTGTATGgttaaaaaaggaaaagaaCTTGaagatttaaatttattaaaattatataatgaacAAGTATatctaaataataaaaaaaatgatacaggtgattcatattataatgTCCAATTAACTCCTGTTGCTATAAATGCAGGTCGATTATTAGCTGATCgaatgtttttaaataaaacaagaaaaacaaattacAGCCTTATACCAActgttatattttcacaCCCACCTATAGGGACAATAGGATTATCGGAAGAAGAAgcaataaatacatatggaaaagaaaatgttaaaatatatgaatcaaaatttacaaacttatttttttctgtatATGATATGGATCCAAgccaaaaagaaaaaacttatattaaattagtATGTGTTGGAAAGGAGGAACTAATTAAAGGATTACATATAATAGGATTAAATGCAGATGAAATAATACAAGGTTTTGCAGTagcattaaaaatgaatgcaacaaaaaaagattTTGATGAAACCATTCCAATTCACCCAACAGCTGCTGAAGAGCTTGTAACTTTACATCCATGGATGAAGTAA